From Malus sylvestris chromosome 1, drMalSylv7.2, whole genome shotgun sequence:
TTCAATATCTAAGTTATAATCTGGAACCAAAAACATACATTCTCATGGGTACCAACATATCAAAAACCAGAAATCACAACTACCCTCGCTGCTCAACCTGCAAGCAGTGACCAAGTTCGGTTAGCAAAACATTATACGCTCCTCAAATTCAATCTACAAGACTTGCACTAACAAAAGCAATCAGTCATAATATTTCTAGCTTTCTCACTTTAGGATTTCACATTCACACATTCTATTGGCAACACTCTTCCTATATCGCCATCTTCACGCCAAgattcttttttcttattttttttttaaccgcTTCATGTTAAGTTATTAAATCTAAACTTTAGGGTTTCAATCCATCAATTCTCACTTAATTCAGTTACAATGCATACAATGAGATCCCAAATTCTGAAAACAAGAACGAAACATAATCATCACCAAGTCTTTTCTTTACGTCTAAAGTTTTATGATCGGATTAAACTCGCATGGCATGTTAGTGTAACTTGAATTTGATAGATTTTATCCGAGGGGGAAGAGCTGaacagaaaaaaatgaaaacagagATGGAAGAAGCTGAAACGaacgtttttcttttttttgttctctCTTGCAAAATGCTGCAGAGGAATATTTTCAATGctccaacaaaaacaaagagcaCTAACTCTCCTTTACATTAATTGGTGGCCTTAGCTTTAGGACCACACAAGACTCAACTTTTAATCTTAGTCACTCATCTATCTAATTACATGGATCACACACCACATGGCTCTCATGGCCTTACAACTTGTACCTTTACACTTGACAGATATGCTCAAGTGAATACACACATTAAACTCAACTTATTTCTAATACTCAATCAGCTAgagacttataattcaacactcccctttaagtcTTGAGCTGATTTCACTCCAAGCATGCTCCTGAGATAATTAAACCGATCTTTAGCCAAaggttttgtgaaaatatctgcCATCTGTTCTTCTGTGGGacaataaatcaaatcaatgaTTCCTTCTTGCAGTGCATCTTTAATGAAGTGATATCTTCTGTCTATATGTTTGGTCTTCTGATGAAAGACAGAATTCTTGGTGATTGCAATTGCTGAGGTGTTGTCACAATGTAATGGAGTTGCTTCAGTTTGAAGTTCCCCAAAATCTTCTAAGACAAATCTAAGCCAGATTGCTTGTGCAGTGGCATTTGATGCACTTATGTACTCTGCTTCTGCAGTGGATAATGCCACGCAACTCTGCTTAACTGAAGCCCAAGAAAAAACTCCACTTCCAAACGAAAAAGCATATCCAGATGTACTTCTGCTATCATCTGGTGATCCACTCCAGTCACTGTCGCAATAGCCAATCAACATTGCCTCCTTGCCTTTTGTATACTCTAAACCATAATCTAGAGTTCCTTTGATGTATCTGAGCACACGTTTGGCAGTTCCAAAATGCTTGCTAGTGGGACAGTGCATAAATCTGGCAAGCAAACTGGATGCATACATTATGTCAGGCCTAGTAGCTGTGAGATATAGAAGACTCCCCACAATGCTTCTGTATAGCTCTTCACTTACTGCTCCACTTCCCTCATCTTTAGTTAATTTCTCAGTTGCCACAAGTGGTGTGATCACAGATTTGCACTCATTCAGACCAAACTTGCTTAGTAAAGAACTTGCATAATTTTTCTGATGAATGAAAATGCTAGAATTGGTCTGAATTACTCCCAttccaagaaaatgatggagaAGACCCAAGTCtgtcatttcatattttctcttcATGTCTTCTTTGAATTCATCAAGCATCAGTCTATCACTTCCAGTATAAACTATGTCATCCACGTAAATAGAGACAATCAGAATGTCTTGTCCCCTTGCTTTGATGTACAGTGTTAGTTCACTCAAACTTTTCTCAAAACCACACTGTGAGAAATATGTATCGATTTCTCCATACCAAGCCCTTGGAGCCTGCTTTAATCCATACAAGGCTTTATGCAATCGATAGACTTTATCTTCCTTTCCCTTGACTACATATCCTTCAGGCTTATCCACATAAACCTCTTCTTCCAATACACCATTCAGAAAAGCTGATTTTACATCAAGTTGATATAATTTCCAGTTCTTATGTGCTGCCAAGGCTACAAGGGTCCTGATAGTATCCAATCTTGCCACTGGAGCATACGTTTCATTGTAGTCTAGACCTGGCTTTTGAGCATAACCCTTTGCCACTAATCTAGCTTTGTTTTTTAAAACTGATCCATCAAGATTCAACTTGGTCTTATAGACCCATTTAACTCCAATAACAGGCTGTTCAGTTGGTCTATCCACAAGCTTCCAGGTACCATTCTTCTCAATCATGGCTAATTCATCTTCCATTGCCTTTAACCATGATTCATCCTGAGCTGCATCTGCATATCTTTCTGGTTCCAGAATGCATGAGTTGCATTGAGCAAGAACATCATTCAAATTTCTCCATTTTAGAGGTGAGTGATCATAAGCCTCTGAAATTTGTGCAGACTTAGGAGTGCCACTTTCTTGTTCTTGTGTATGAAAAGAAGAACTAGGACTGAGAGAACTTCCTTCAATCACACTCATCTCATATGGATTCTCACAAACTACATTCTCAGGTTGATCCTGAATGTAAGTTGCAGCAGCTGAACTTTGTGAACTTTCTTTCCAATTCCAGGTCATAGATTCATCAAAAACCACATCTCTTGACAAGATTAACTTGTTGGTACATGGATCAAATATTATGTATCCCTTCTCACATGTAGCATAACCCACAAATACACCTTTAACACTCTTAGCATCTAGCTTCTGTCTTGTCTCAATAGGTATATGGACATAGCACAGGGAACCAAAAATCTTGAGATGTGCAAGACCTGGTTTTCTGCCACTATAGGCTTCAAAAGGGGTTGTATTTTCTAGTGCTTTTGTAGGACACCTATTTAGAATATATACAGCTGTGTGTACAGCTTCAGCCCAAAGAACATATGGCATACCTCTATCATGAAGCATAGTCTTTGccatttcaaccacaattcGATTTTTCCTCTCCACTACTCTATTCTGTTGAGGAGTATAAGCCATGGTGAGTTGCCTCTGAATGCCCTCAGTTTCACAGAATTTAGTAAACTCAGAAGATAAAAATTCTCCACCCCTGTCACTCCTTagacttttaattttgaaaccaCTCTGCAGCTCCACCATTGACTTGAATTTTTTGAAGTAATTGAATGCATCAGATTTGTATCTGAGAAAATACACCCAGATCATCCTTGTACAGTCATCAACGAATAACATGAAAAATTTGTTTCCAGCCAATGATGCATTCTGCATAGGACCACAGAGATCAACATGTATAAGTTCCAGAGGACAGCTTGCTCTCCAGGCTTGATCTTTTGGAAACCATTCTCTGTGCTGTTTTCCAAATTGACATCCTTGACATACATCCTTGGTTGCTTCTAGGTATGGAAGACCATGCACCATATTCTTCTCACTGAGTTGCTGAAGCCCTTTGAGATTCAAGTGGCCTAGTCTTCTGTGCCAAAACTGAGTAGAATGCTCCAAACTAGCCTTCAAAACTAACTGATTATTTTTTACCAGAGAAAGAGGATAGCATCGATTTTCCTTCTTCTTAACCTTGATGATAAGGTTTTCAAGTGAAGGTCCATCATATATGCTGCACAAACCTCCTCCAAACACTAGATAATATCCATGCTCATCCATTTGTCCAACACTCAATAAGTTTTCTTTTAAACCTGGCAGATGCATGACTTCCCTGATATACCTTTTACCTCTGTTAGTGTCAATCTGCAATGAACCCATTCCAGCCACATTCACTAACACACCAGTAGGCATTTGCACCTTTCCAGCAACATTTGTATTTATGTCAACAAGGAGATCAGCATTCCCTGTCATGTGATTACTACAACCACTGTCAACATACCAATTTCCATTGATATTTGTTTCTGAGATTGCACTATTAGCATAGAACAGATTTCCTGACACTTCCACCTGATTTGCAGAGTTTGCCTTTTGCACAATCTTCCCTACAGTGCATTCTCTAGCCCAATGACCAAACTTATCACAATTATAACACTTAGGCTTCCCCTTATATCGACATTCACCAAAATGATACTTAGAACACACTCTACACTGTGGTTTGACAGTCTCTTGACTCATTGACTGTGACTGATATGGATTTGGTGCAGGACTAGTGAAAGGTTTCTGTTGGAATCGAGGTTTCGAATCCCATTTCTTTCCCTTAGCATTCCAATTCTTCTGGAATTTTGATGAGCCAGATTGACTCCACTTCTATTTTGCCCCTTTGGACTTACTGAGAATGATGCAAAAGCTTTCTCAGTGGTATCAACATTATGCAAGTCAAATCGTTGTTCCTGACTCTTCAAAATCGCAACAACTTCTTGCAGCTCAACAGACTCTAGACACTTTGTGTTTTCTATAACTAAACAGATGGAATCATAAGGCTTACTTAGACTAATCAGAACCTTCTGCACAAGTCTCTCATTAGAAAGGGATTCACCAAATGTTCTCATCTGATTAATTAACTCATTCAATCTTGTAAGATAACTAGACAGAGATTCATCATCTCACATTCTAGCATACTCAAATTCTCTTCTAAGATTCTGAAGTTTTACGGATCTAACCTGATCACCACCATGATATTCTCCATACAGTAGATCCCATGCCACCTTAGCTGAGTCGGCGTTGGCGATCCTAGGAAAAATTTGATCAGAAACCGCATTTTGTATAATACCTAGAGCCTTTGCATCTTGCATATATGCTGCGACCATTTTCtcatcgtcttcttcttctgagcttccttcagtcttcttcttctttgactcTGAGATCGTAACCCCTTTTTCAACCAATCTCCATAACCCATGAGATTTGAAAATCGTCATCATCTTAATCCTCcagaactcgtagttctcaccggAGAAGATCGGAGTTCTCACCTCAGAACTTCCAGACCCAGCCATCTCTTAGCTTAGACAAGACGAACACAAATCGAAATCGGAATCTATGGAGTTTCGGTAACTTCGCTTGAGCCGGAACGAGCTTAAGTGTAGTTCAAATTCTTCACAGTTTACGCCCAGATCTCAAATGATCAAACCTGGCTCTGAGACCATGTTAGTGTAACTTGAATTTGATAGATTTTTTCAGAGGGGGAAGAGCTGaacagaaaaaaatgaaaacagagATGGAAGAAGCTGAAACGAacgtttttcctttttttgttctCTCTTGCAAAATGCTGCAGAGGAATATTTTCAATGctccaacaaaaacaaagagcaCTAACTCTCCTTTACATTAATTGGTGGCCTTAGCTTTAGGACCACACAAGACTCAACTTTTAATCTTAGTCACTCATCTATCTAATTACATGGATCACACACCACATGGCTCTCATGGCCTTACAACTTGTAACTTTACACTTGACAGATATGCTCAAGTGAATACACACATTAAACTCAACTTATTTCTAATACTCAATCAGCTAgagacttataattcaacatGGCATTATTCAAATTGGTAAAAACCAAGAAATTAAACCAGAAACAAAGAAACGCAATCGCATTCAAAAGATTGACTGACCGGAAGACGACAATTGAGTCACATTTTCTTGAGGTTTGTTGTTTATCGTCGTCTTCTTGTCGGCTTTGTCGTCTTTGGCTTCGTCCGTACTTTGTTTCTTTCTTACTTAAAACCCTAGAACATAAGTTCGAGTTCAATAGAAACACATAAACGgacaaaacaaattttttatttttgcaaaatctAATTTAATCACCCCGCATATATAAACAACAATATAGAATTTAGGGTTTCATTTTGGTTACCTAATGAAATTCCATCAAACTTCCTCATCGGCaaagaagtttcatgattttttttattagggttCAAAGTCTAAATCCAAGTCTTGATCGAAATGGGAATGGGAGAACCAATTTCAGTTAaagtttcttcctttttttattttagttttaattatccagattttaggttttttttttcagttttattttatctttaatattagttaaaaaccacataagcatccatgtcatttaatgaataaataaaaaccactggatgtcatgtaatcaaaaggcttaaaaagagtgtaaaagtatatgtaaaaatatatgtcccttgatcctatctcatatatacatatatacatatatatatatatatatatatatatatttttttttttttatttatttcaaagtACAATATTCATTTATAAAGGAATTTGAAATTTGTACAATACATGGAAGATATGGTGCAAAATAAAATGGCCTCGATAAAAACTTTGCTGGGGATTTCAACCCGAtcgaagagaaaaaaagaatcCCGCACCTTAGTTACAAAGACAACTATCCTCCATAAGGAGATCTATAATGATATCAAGGAGTTCTTCAAACCACAATCTTCATTGCTCACTTGAAAGTCCCAAACGAGCCAATCGATGAGCCACTGGCCTCTCTTCTGGTATGTAAAACTCTTGTTTGGGGATTAAACGGAGAAAATGTCTTGTATCATTAATTATATGCCCCATTGAGGATGTATCATCATTAACAAGCATGTTAATGGCTGAGAGAACCATCGCAGTATCTCCTTCGAGTTCCACCTCAGCAGCACCGATTTCTCGAGCCAACAAAACTCCACAAGCAGCTTCCAGTTTCGCCTGCAAAGGCGACGATATTCCTTCAACTCGCCTAACCATGGTAGCCACTAATCCCTTAATTTGAAATCTGGTTCTTCTCAAAATCTGGTTCAGCATAAGATCACCAACAACAAATATCCTCCTCCCTTGACGCAGGAGAGACTCCCACCTTTTCTACACAAAAATTAtcaacattaattaaaaaaatcaataagaaTAACAATTCTTACTTTCACATgctaaaaccaaaaaataaactgCAAAGGGTCATTCTGATTATCTCTAGAATCTTGGAAAATTTGAACTTAAAATCATTATTTCCGTATCCTGCACAGATGAATCAGGTCAAacaaaaatatcaacaaaaGTGCAGAGTAGTTTTAAGATCACATGGAAGAAAATAAACGAATACAATAAATTCTCTCGAACCATTCTAGTATAAAATCAATGGTTGATTTAAAGTAACCgtgcaataaaaataaaaaaaggcatCCATTAATTTGTCATAATCTAGAAAATAGGACAGTTGTACATACAAGTAACAAAAGCATCCAgtaatcattttttttcataaaaaaatagcacaaaaaattaaaggcaagaagagagagaatctCACTTGCATAGGATCTGCATGAACGGAGGATTGACCGGTAGCAAGGGCAAAGGCACTTGATTTGGATGAGGCCTCAGACTCTTTATTTGTCTGACTACTTAATGCTGAAATCTCTGGGACTAATGAGCCTTACTTCACACGTTTTGCACCAGCAGTTGTTGAAACCTACAATTTACATAATTAAACTGCCCACCAGTGCCAGCCCCAGTAAATTAACAAttagaaaaacaaaaccaatataagttcacagaaaaataaaatgtgaATCGACATTACTACAGAATTGGCTCCAAATCCATCCAAACCTACTCAAACAACAAAATACCCAATTCAAACTAGACAACAGATTGAACATGAAAACCACAAATAGCACCAAACCCAGATAAACGCACACTAAATCATATAAAATCCATATCACATagatctcaaatcatcaattaacTTATGTAAATGAAAATAAGGGATTTACCTAAAATTTGACGATGGCCGGTGATGGCTGACGAAAGCGTGGAGCCGTGAGGGGCGACGACGCATGGTGTTCAGATGGCTGGATGGCGGTAGCGCGGGAGGGACTTTTGCTGGCTTGCAGCCTTGCTGTTGAATATCGTCCTCTCCAATGGTAGAACAAAGTCCTGATGGGGAATGAAGTCCCACTCCACcgtttatgttatatttttctttacGAGCATATTAAAGAAAAAGGATGAGATTTAGGCTGAAGAGGTTAACTGTTCAAACGTGCAATTGTAGAAGATGTGAAACTGATCTCTTTTTGATAATTGTCTCTTGGTTttcttatctttttattttaatttatttatattttttataagttgtgtcataattttattttagtgacGCTATGAATAAAAGAATGTCATTAAAACAATTTCCAAGTGTCATGAAAGCcctattttgtagtagtgtctGTAAGGTTACCATTAAAAGTGAAACAACTCCTATCATAGTTGATcgtttgacctgaggcatcctTGTAGATTTTTAACAAACGTTTCACACGGATGCATTCCTGTAAAGAACTTTTCGCAATAATGAAGCTATCGTCTCCGAACAACAAATGATTCACACTCTGACCTCCTTTGCAAATGCTTATACCTTTTATGTGTTCTTGACTTTCTCATTTATTTACCAAAGTAGATAATCCCTCCGCTCATAACACAAATAAGAATGGAGAAAGTCGATCGCGTTGTCGTAACCCTCTTTTAGGATGAAAATAACCAACCGGTTCTCTGTTAAGGTTGAAGGAGTGCGACACCATAGTAACACACATCATCACCAGTTTAATCAACTGATCGACAAACCCCATTTTCTTCATGATTTGTTCTAAGAACTGCCATTTAATGCGATCATACGCTTTCCGAATGTCTAGTTTTAGCACCATAACACCATTCCAACTATTAAGGGTTCCACAGCAATAGTTAGATGATTAGTTAAATGACTGTACAAGTCAGCAATATAGTTAGTAAGtttgttagtatttggttaGAGTTGTTAGGCtttctcttataaaaacatagtTGTGTAATCATTCTTTTCAGTTTATACAAGTctcatatttctctctctaaactttcTCTCCAAACTCTCTATGttcatctttcttctcttcatctttcttttgattttctctccaattctcaaatatttcaatgtagttaacatggtatcagagccaccaggcTCACACCATGGATTTTGGTGGTTCCACTAACCATTATTTTTCATCTGTTTCTAGCTTAGTTTCTTTCCAAATTTTCATTAGATGTTCGGATAAATTTCTGGGTGATTCCGCGATCATTCTTTTACTTTTGGGTTGATTTTTCTGGACTGTGATCAGAGATTTCTCCACTGATCTCAATGAATCCTCTTTCTTTCCAAAGTCGGATAGCAAATCATAGACAAAGAGGCCATTTGCGCTGCTGGCTCTGGTGCAAGATTCAGAGGCATCTTCGATATAGTTCTTTCTTCTTGGTGGTCTGCTCAAATCACTTTCTGAATTCTTTAGTGGTGTTTGTTTGTTCAAGATTGCAAATCTTGGGAGCTCTTAAGGTTCTGATTCTGTGCTCTCTAACTGTTTGAAGAAATGTGTCGCTGAATTCTTTGATTTGTACTTTGTTTGTTCATCTTTCTTGTTCATCTTTTCTAGGATATTAGTGTGATATTTGGGATATTTGGATTCAAGAATATTGGTCATTGCTACTTCTGTTGTGCTATCTTGAATGGTTGCTGATCTCCAGTGTATTTTCTGGGCTTTTTCGCTCAAGAACTGAAGATTCATGTGTTGTCTTTCTTTCTGCACTCCAACTGTTTGTTTGATTGtctcagagaaaaaaaaagtggtgTTAATTTGTGTATTAAGGTCGATTGCCATTTCCTCTAAGTGAAAGATTGATTAGTAGAATTTGAAGGCCAATTGCCATTAAttgattgaaaagaaaatgaaggccGATTGCCATTGCTGAAAGATTGATTCTTTGATTGATTGTTGGCTATTTTACATTCAAGAAGGCCAATTGCCAAGAGCGTACTAGTTCAAGATTCGGAAAAAGTTGTTCATTTGTTGCAATTGTGTTCATTGGTGAagatatggcatcaagcaatgTTAAAATTGAGACTCTTTTGGGTATTGAACAAGGTGAATTGTAGTGAAATGTGAATGAAAGGTGCGATCTTAAAGATGGGTTGATGGTTTTGAAGTTGGGTTTTGATTCTTGTCTCTCTGCTTCATTGAAATTCTACTATGTTTCTTttgttgggttttatttttCTGCAACTCTTGATATGTTTGGAAAATGGGTGTGAAGTCTTGCATTCTGGCATGTACAAGTTTATGGTTTGTACCAAAATGAGTAGTTTAATGTATGAGAAGATTGTTCAGGAGCTAACTGAGAAGTGTTGTAGTATTTTCCTTATTACAGCCTATAATGTCAAGTCTAACCAGCTCAGTTGTTAGCATGTATCTATTGTAAGTCCAGTTATACGATGAAGTTTGAAGAAGTTGTTAatggtaaatcccacgaagggtaatttCGTGATGAGAGTaagtaaatcccacgaagggtaattccGTGATGTGAataggtaaatcccacgaagggtaatcctaCATAGATGTTGATTTTCTATTGTTGAAATTGTGAAGGTCAATGGCATTGTTAagggtagttttttttttggtaaaatccaCAAAGGGCGATCCTGTGGTACTATAGTTAAGGCCGATGCCAAACCatagtttgttaattttgtatttttgtaaatattaaAGGCAAAAGCCAAGTTGAATGAGATTGTTGACGGTAAATCCCATGAAGGGTAAACCCGTAAGAAGTTGTTATACTGGCATGAGGGTGTGCTACGACTACCTTATAGAAGGCTGTCCTTTGAGAAACTCTTGTTAGAGGCAGAGGAAGGGTGTCAATTCCAGCTATTGTTATTCTGAGTGCAACCCCACATACATGGAAGAAGATGACAAGTCTCCACAAAAGCTTACTAGAGGTCATGAGTGCAACCTCACAGATATAGATTCAGATGAACATTTCAATGCAAAGTCGGATAATGATTCAGAAAAGCATATCATTATAGAATCAAATCATTTTCCTCCAAATGCACCTAACTACACGGAGAATCTGAATACTGCAGATACTCCAGTAAACGAGGGAGCACAATTATGTGCTAGTGGAGATGTCTGGAAGGTAGTTAATGTGCCACATTCTTACTATGATTCAAGGAATGATGCTCAAAAGTGCATAGAAATGATGAATGGGAGATGGTTTGGCGGTAGCAAATACATTCAAGTGAGGAAGATGGTTTAATTAACCATGCTTCTATCCGAAATGTGGATGAGGATGTTCCATGGTCTGGGCAGTTTGGCACCGAACTTGAAACTGAagaaaaaattttgtcctagctaagaacatgtgagaatatttgaacatatatgcaaactattaacacattaaagtaggcatgcattaaaaaacaattctaaaacccatgactttcaaagcctagtgaatggtgaaccacaagactctttaacaacattaaagagaaagaaggttttagagattcattacccttgaagctcatccttgtttacacaagggattcacccaagtggagggccttcaagtcacctcctagctccttggatcttccttgtgattttcttccttttgatgctcctttgctccttgaggatgtgaggaaaggatctccaaaaacaccaaagatttggtgtctctaagtctccacaccaaggatgaggtgtgaagatgaaatggatgacttagagaagaaaagattgctagctatatcttctctaagtggccggcctcctttagagaaaaagagagaaaatgtttctcatctttgcctcaagaaaaccctaatgaggtaaaagctataaagatgcttttatatcttttcttaggtgagtggcaaacttgcaattaagcaaaactcaCCACTCCCTCACTATGGCCGGGCTCttttaagtgattgggctatttgcccatatttgttttagttgtcatacaacttaaacataatgggcctagtggaccaaacccttttggaccccgaagcccaaaactaacttaaaagcccaatacgaacctttcatataattaattaactaattaattaaccttgaccatatttcaattaaaccatttaattgcttatccatttcatttatttttcttcactttcatccttactcggtgtacgatccattaggttccaattagcgaggcagttcttaacgatcgattgtgaattgaaactacatttcaattctccctttgattaagattagtgtttgctaatcttcagggcttccacaaaccatgagtgacacctagcagcatgtcatggctacccaagctaaatagaatttgttggagaacctatccagttacaattacaatgcaatacggtcattctctaatacaatactcttaatcacattgtttgagtgatagtttgtatcatgtctactatccaatgtgatacttctctatatgattcaattgaatatgatttggaacatacttcctaagtcatattcgtatgctttggccaaagactcccgaatcatatcttagagtattctccttccaccatagagattccttgttgtgcattcatatgtctacatgactagatagcttgaccccaacaatgccgtggacactctcgatggaatgcctttgacatgatcaaagatcaaggacttaaccattaGACGtgtatgatgcctcaggtcaaaggactactttgcatattgcaacttacaagttcttacatgacatgtatgttcgaactctcttttgatcgttgttcagtgtactcgattactctttcaagaacctatgtgtttgtcttagtgtccaacactaaatgacttgagactagtcatactcacgcttgagttgacataataCATACTAACCtttgcggattgtcaatgcccaattggcaatcctatggccaggaacgttttaggaatgaacataagagaaaggtctcgttaatctaacttatttaaatgacttctctcttagatcaaatacattccttggattcccttattgcttaaacacatgatacaataaatagtgattaacaataagctttgcccttcattaaacatataatagtttaatacaataagtattccaaaagctattacatcaaatgagtggctttgtgggcatacttccaacagaaaCTGAATGAGTTTTATATAAACGCCAAATAGTTATGTTAGTCATATGCAAAATTTGATTGATGTTGAAACTAATGAAGCTATTGTGACATGGAATGAATCTGAGGTGGATGAATTCAATCATCCAGAAGGATTGCAAGATTGCAGTTGATTTAAgtctgttttgtttttctagGTTTCACAATAGTGACTGCAAATGTTCTTCAAATCTCAAACTGGGTTTCCcaagttgagattgaggggagTATTAAGGGTTCCACACCAATAGTTAGATGACTAGTTAAATGATTTTACAAGTCAACAATATAGTTAGTAAGtttgttagtatttggttaGAGTTGTTAGCCtttctcttataaaaacatagttgtgtaatctttcttttcaGTTAATATAAGTCTCATATTTCTCTTTCTAAACTCTCTCTCCAAACTATCTTTGttcatctttcttctcttcatcaTTCTTTTGATTTTCTATTCAATTCTCAAATATTTCAATGTAGTTAACACCAACAACATTTTTTCTTGTACATATAGTGCGCAA
This genomic window contains:
- the LOC126617914 gene encoding uncharacterized protein LOC126617914 — its product is MQKRWESLLRQGRRIFVVGDLMLNQILRRTRFQIKGLVATMVRRVEGISSPLQAKLEAACGVLLAREIGAAEVELEGDTAMVLSAINMLVNDDTSSMGHIINDTRHFLRLIPKQEFYIPEERPVAHRLARLGLSSEQ